The Shewanella sp. KX20019 genome window below encodes:
- a CDS encoding acyl-CoA thioesterase: MPLTNTPTQFSETMSLRIEQSEARVIKAVFPSITNHHNTLFGGEALAWMDETAFIAATRFCRKTLVTVSSDRIDFNKAIPAGSLAEIIARVIHVGNTSIKVEVNIFVEDMYRDHREHAIRGVFTFVAVDDDRKPTAVWTLE, encoded by the coding sequence ATGCCCTTAACAAACACACCAACTCAATTTAGTGAAACCATGTCACTTAGAATTGAGCAATCTGAAGCTCGCGTGATCAAAGCTGTATTTCCATCAATTACCAACCATCACAACACCCTATTTGGTGGCGAAGCGTTGGCTTGGATGGATGAAACTGCTTTTATCGCAGCCACCCGTTTTTGTCGAAAAACACTGGTCACAGTAAGCTCAGATAGAATCGATTTCAATAAAGCCATTCCAGCGGGTTCACTAGCCGAAATCATCGCCCGCGTGATCCATGTGGGTAACACCTCAATCAAAGTGGAGGTGAACATATTCGTTGAAGACATGTATAGAGATCATCGCGAACATGCTATACGCGGGGTCTTTACCTTTGTTGCCGTTGATGATGACAGAAAACCCACCGCAGTTTGGACCCTAGAATAG
- a CDS encoding response regulator transcription factor, giving the protein MKPENLNIIIADDHPLFRNALRHALSSAFLNTQWFEADSADALQNLLDNKDIEYDVVLLDLQMPGSHGYSTLIHLRTHYQELPVVVISAHEDNTTISRAIHYGSSGFMPKSSSMETLSAALEAVLFGDVWLPEGVELQAINEDGTDQVASKLSDLTPQQYKVLQMFAEGLLNKQIAYDLGVSEATIKAHATAIFRKLGVRNRTQAVIALQQLEMEKIDL; this is encoded by the coding sequence ATGAAGCCTGAAAATTTAAATATAATTATCGCCGATGACCACCCTTTGTTTAGGAATGCACTAAGACACGCTTTGTCGTCTGCATTTTTAAATACCCAATGGTTTGAAGCCGATAGCGCTGATGCGCTACAAAATTTATTAGACAATAAAGACATTGAATATGATGTCGTACTGCTCGATCTACAGATGCCGGGTTCTCACGGTTATTCTACGTTGATCCACCTTCGAACCCATTACCAAGAACTGCCGGTGGTTGTGATCTCCGCTCATGAAGATAATACGACCATTAGCCGTGCAATCCATTATGGAAGTTCAGGGTTTATGCCTAAATCTTCGTCGATGGAAACCCTTTCAGCCGCACTCGAAGCCGTTCTGTTTGGTGATGTTTGGTTACCAGAAGGTGTTGAGCTCCAAGCCATTAATGAAGACGGAACCGATCAGGTAGCCAGTAAACTATCAGATCTCACACCGCAGCAGTACAAGGTGCTGCAGATGTTTGCCGAAGGTTTGCTCAATAAGCAGATAGCCTATGATCTAGGAGTTTCAGAAGCTACGATTAAAGCCCATGCCACTGCAATATTCAGAAAACTCGGTGTGCGGAACCGAACTCAAGCTGTTATCGCTTTACAGCAACTAGAGATGGAAAAAATCGATCTTTAA
- a CDS encoding NAD(P)/FAD-dependent oxidoreductase, which yields MSEPRCNSYYNATITDETDYPELEGEFRVDVVIVGGGFTGVATAVELCEKGYKVAIVEANKIGWGATGRNGGQVTGSLSGDAAMTKQLKSKLGADAEQFVWNMRWRGHEIIKARVKKYAIECDLKFGHIHTAYKASHIDELQKTYDEGCSRGMESELALLSKAELPEYINTPLYHGGLLNRRNMHLHSVNLCIGEARAAESMGALIFEGSAVLEIDDGVVATVTTAKGKIIANSVVLAGNAYHKLARKKLRGMLFPASLGNCATAQLTPEQAQILIPKDVAVYDTRFVLDYYRLTADNRLMFGGGTNYSGRDSKDVAKALRPAMERTFPQLKGIEIEYQWTGMAGIVLNRIPQLGKASANVFYCQGYSGHGVATSHIMGEIMASAVVGELQEFSLFAEMSHLRIPLNEWFGNQALALGMMYYKVLENFR from the coding sequence ATGTCAGAACCACGCTGCAACTCCTACTACAACGCCACCATTACTGATGAAACAGATTACCCCGAACTAGAGGGAGAATTTCGGGTTGACGTAGTGATTGTTGGCGGTGGTTTTACTGGCGTCGCGACAGCTGTGGAACTATGCGAAAAAGGCTATAAAGTTGCCATTGTTGAAGCGAATAAGATCGGTTGGGGGGCAACAGGGCGCAATGGTGGACAGGTGACAGGGAGTTTGTCTGGCGATGCAGCTATGACCAAACAGCTTAAGAGTAAGTTGGGCGCTGACGCTGAACAGTTCGTATGGAATATGCGTTGGCGTGGGCATGAGATTATTAAGGCACGAGTAAAAAAATATGCCATTGAGTGTGATCTTAAATTTGGCCACATACATACCGCTTACAAAGCTAGCCACATAGACGAACTACAGAAGACCTATGATGAAGGCTGCAGTCGTGGAATGGAAAGCGAGCTAGCGCTGTTATCAAAAGCTGAGTTGCCCGAATACATTAATACGCCTTTGTATCATGGGGGGCTGCTCAATAGACGTAATATGCATCTTCATTCCGTTAATCTTTGTATTGGCGAAGCTAGAGCCGCTGAAAGTATGGGGGCGCTGATCTTTGAAGGTTCAGCTGTACTGGAAATTGATGATGGTGTGGTTGCGACAGTGACTACAGCAAAGGGTAAAATTATCGCCAATAGTGTGGTGTTGGCTGGTAATGCTTACCATAAACTGGCGCGAAAAAAGCTCAGAGGAATGCTGTTTCCTGCATCGCTAGGTAATTGCGCTACGGCACAACTGACACCAGAGCAAGCTCAAATCCTTATTCCCAAAGACGTGGCTGTTTATGATACCCGCTTCGTGTTGGATTATTACCGCCTAACCGCTGATAACCGTTTGATGTTCGGTGGTGGCACTAATTACTCTGGCCGTGATTCAAAAGATGTTGCCAAGGCATTGAGACCCGCCATGGAACGCACATTCCCTCAGTTAAAAGGGATAGAAATAGAATATCAGTGGACGGGGATGGCAGGGATAGTGTTAAACCGTATTCCTCAACTTGGCAAGGCATCGGCTAATGTTTTTTATTGCCAGGGTTACTCAGGCCATGGTGTAGCGACGTCTCATATTATGGGCGAAATAATGGCCAGTGCTGTTGTTGGAGAGCTACAAGAGTTTAGTTTATTTGCCGAGATGTCACATTTGCGGATCCCGCTGAATGAATGGTTTGGAAATCAGGCGTTAGCATTAGGAATGATGTATTACAAAGTGTTGGAGAACTTTAGGTAG
- a CDS encoding PAS domain-containing hybrid sensor histidine kinase/response regulator — translation MNLTVLVGTIAIIYVCLLFLIAWGAERWFSRITKRIQAWIYGLSLAVYCSSWSFLGTVGQSADDLWSFLPIFIGPILIFTLGFGLLRKMVIVSKAQNITSVADFIAARYGKSQLLAAIVTLIALFGIMPYIALQLKAMVFSLNLFQPEGALFDGAKVSLVITGILAVFAILFGTRKLDATEHNPGMILAIAFESLVKLGAFLLVGAVISFGVFDGFGDIWQQASARDLIGKPNLRIESLMPELLVGMAAFLCMPRQFHVMMVECNNEQTMVKARWMFPLYLLLFGLFVAPLALAGKLLLGDAVAADTYVINLPLALDKPWLAVVALLGTLSAATGMVIVAVVTISVMVSNEWLVPLMLRTGQIKARNFNQFSQLLLNARRLAIMLILGLGYFSYLSFIDNDSLSSLGMLSFGAFAQLAPALIGGMYWKHGNRSGVFLGLAVGFGSWCYILLHGVALSPELITTDFALLDSIKPNVRDILIALLANCACYVLGSVWFRAGVVERMQASAFVTPGQLKNATNRKSAAVSQQDLLILASRFVSPTRAYESFSGFSEDAVKSDSWHKVAPPELIEHTEHMLSGVLGASSASLVMDSVLQGRDLALDEVFSLVDEASSKIILSQDMLRGAIEHAYEGMSVVDKDLNLVAWNYKYAELYQYPDNFLQAGMPISDVIHFNAKRGYCGLGDIDEQVEKRVQHMRDGSQHVSERQRKDGKVIKIQGNPMPGGGFVMTFTDITQYRLQAKALQESNETLEARVKERTFELSMLNSKLLESKAQEEMANASKSQFLAAVGHDLMQPLNAARLFTASLSQYPNLDLEAKTTLSHVNSSLKIAGELLTDLLDISKLDSGMVDVNRRDFAIADLLDGLTVEFQAMAKDCSIRFSSIPCSATVNSDQSLLRRVLQNFLTNAYRYAKGNRVLLGCRYRETELEIQVLDSGCGIDESDTQEIFKEFKRLDNPESKSVSGLGLGLAIADRISRVLEHKISVTSILGQGSVFSIRVPLGVKVTAPTPKKIPSLLQPLAGIKVLCIDNEEAILAGLESLLTRWQCEVICASDFADARIKLGLKGVAPDIVLADYHLDNNQNGVDAMDGVRSLYGEHLPGILITANTRKDLIDDVHLRGYHYMAKMIKPAALRALISSLVRKG, via the coding sequence ATGAATTTGACTGTGCTTGTTGGCACCATTGCCATTATTTATGTTTGTCTATTGTTCCTCATCGCTTGGGGGGCTGAACGCTGGTTTAGTCGTATCACCAAGCGTATTCAAGCGTGGATCTATGGTTTAAGCCTTGCTGTGTATTGCTCCTCTTGGAGCTTTTTAGGTACCGTGGGGCAATCTGCCGATGACTTATGGTCATTTCTGCCAATCTTTATCGGGCCTATTCTTATTTTTACGCTTGGATTCGGTCTGCTTAGAAAAATGGTGATTGTGTCTAAGGCGCAAAATATTACCTCCGTCGCCGACTTTATTGCGGCAAGATACGGTAAGTCACAGCTGCTTGCGGCAATTGTGACCCTAATCGCCCTGTTTGGCATCATGCCCTACATTGCGCTGCAACTTAAGGCGATGGTCTTTAGCTTGAACCTTTTTCAACCGGAAGGGGCGTTGTTTGATGGCGCTAAAGTGTCGTTAGTCATTACTGGCATATTAGCTGTTTTTGCCATCTTATTTGGTACTCGTAAACTGGATGCAACCGAACATAACCCTGGGATGATCCTCGCGATAGCATTTGAGTCATTGGTTAAGTTAGGGGCTTTCCTATTGGTTGGCGCTGTGATCAGTTTTGGTGTCTTTGACGGCTTTGGCGATATCTGGCAGCAAGCGAGTGCGCGGGATCTGATCGGTAAACCCAATTTGCGCATTGAATCTCTAATGCCTGAGTTACTGGTGGGAATGGCGGCCTTTTTATGCATGCCAAGACAGTTCCATGTGATGATGGTTGAGTGCAACAATGAACAAACCATGGTTAAAGCCAGATGGATGTTCCCGCTCTATTTGTTGTTATTTGGTCTATTTGTAGCGCCGTTAGCGTTAGCTGGCAAGCTATTGTTAGGTGATGCAGTTGCTGCGGATACTTATGTGATAAACCTACCGCTGGCGCTTGATAAACCGTGGCTTGCCGTCGTGGCATTGTTAGGAACTTTATCAGCGGCTACGGGGATGGTCATTGTCGCGGTTGTGACGATTAGCGTCATGGTGAGTAATGAATGGCTAGTGCCATTAATGCTGCGGACTGGACAGATAAAAGCCAGAAATTTCAATCAGTTTTCACAACTGCTGCTTAATGCTCGCCGGCTCGCGATTATGCTTATCTTGGGGTTGGGTTATTTTAGCTATCTGTCATTTATTGATAACGACTCTTTGTCCTCTTTAGGCATGTTGTCTTTCGGTGCATTCGCGCAACTGGCACCCGCGTTAATTGGTGGTATGTATTGGAAGCACGGTAATCGCAGTGGGGTATTTTTAGGGCTTGCCGTCGGCTTTGGTAGTTGGTGTTACATATTACTGCACGGCGTGGCTCTATCACCGGAACTAATTACCACCGACTTTGCCTTACTCGATTCTATTAAACCTAATGTTCGAGATATTCTCATCGCCTTGCTAGCGAACTGTGCATGTTATGTACTTGGCTCTGTATGGTTTCGTGCTGGTGTTGTTGAGCGAATGCAAGCAAGCGCTTTTGTCACTCCTGGGCAGTTAAAAAACGCCACAAACCGTAAGAGTGCGGCGGTTTCACAGCAAGATTTACTCATTCTAGCGAGCCGCTTTGTGAGTCCAACGCGAGCATATGAGAGCTTTTCTGGTTTTTCTGAAGATGCTGTAAAGAGTGATAGTTGGCATAAAGTCGCCCCGCCTGAATTGATTGAACATACAGAGCATATGCTCTCGGGAGTGCTTGGTGCTTCGAGTGCGTCATTGGTGATGGATTCGGTGTTACAAGGTCGAGACTTGGCGTTAGATGAAGTGTTTAGCCTTGTGGATGAGGCGTCTTCAAAAATTATTTTGAGCCAAGATATGCTGCGCGGTGCGATCGAACATGCATATGAAGGCATGAGCGTGGTGGATAAAGATCTTAATCTTGTGGCTTGGAATTATAAATATGCTGAGCTTTATCAGTATCCAGATAATTTTTTGCAGGCCGGTATGCCCATTAGTGATGTCATCCATTTCAATGCAAAACGCGGCTATTGCGGCCTAGGCGATATTGATGAACAAGTTGAGAAGCGGGTGCAGCATATGCGCGATGGCTCTCAACATGTGTCTGAGCGACAACGTAAAGATGGTAAGGTTATAAAGATCCAAGGTAATCCTATGCCAGGTGGCGGCTTTGTGATGACGTTTACCGACATTACTCAATATCGTTTGCAAGCCAAAGCGTTGCAAGAGTCGAATGAGACACTAGAAGCGAGAGTAAAAGAGCGTACTTTTGAGTTATCGATGCTTAACAGTAAGCTGCTGGAGTCGAAGGCGCAAGAAGAGATGGCCAATGCCTCAAAGAGTCAGTTTCTAGCCGCAGTAGGGCATGACTTGATGCAGCCCTTAAACGCAGCCCGGTTATTTACTGCATCGCTTTCGCAGTATCCGAATTTGGATTTAGAGGCAAAAACAACATTAAGTCATGTCAATAGCTCCCTTAAAATTGCAGGAGAACTGCTTACTGACCTACTGGATATCTCTAAGTTGGATTCAGGCATGGTAGATGTCAATCGCCGAGATTTTGCTATTGCAGACTTACTCGATGGTTTGACGGTTGAGTTTCAGGCCATGGCTAAAGACTGTTCAATAAGGTTTAGCTCAATACCATGTTCAGCAACTGTTAATTCAGATCAGAGCCTGCTCAGACGAGTACTGCAAAACTTCCTAACCAATGCTTATCGCTACGCCAAGGGAAATCGCGTGCTGTTGGGTTGCCGTTACCGCGAGACAGAGCTTGAGATCCAGGTACTGGATAGCGGTTGCGGTATTGATGAGAGTGATACACAGGAAATTTTTAAAGAGTTTAAGCGACTCGATAATCCAGAAAGCAAAAGTGTCAGTGGCTTAGGTTTAGGGCTTGCCATTGCCGATAGAATAAGCCGTGTTTTAGAGCATAAAATTAGTGTGACTTCAATTTTAGGTCAAGGCTCTGTGTTCTCTATTAGAGTACCACTCGGAGTAAAAGTAACCGCGCCGACACCAAAGAAAATACCGTCGTTATTGCAACCATTGGCGGGCATCAAGGTGTTGTGTATTGATAATGAAGAGGCGATTTTAGCTGGGCTTGAGAGTTTATTGACTCGCTGGCAATGTGAGGTCATTTGCGCCAGTGATTTTGCCGATGCTCGCATTAAACTAGGTTTAAAAGGGGTGGCTCCCGATATTGTACTGGCTGATTATCATTTAGATAACAATCAGAATGGCGTCGATGCAATGGATGGTGTCCGTAGTCTTTATGGTGAGCATCTGCCGGGGATTTTGATCACTGCTAATACGCGTAAAGATCTGATTGATGATGTCCATCTTCGTGGTTATCACTACATGGCTAAAATGATTAAACCTGCCGCCCTAAGAGCATTGATCTCTAGTCTGGTTAGAAAAGGCTAG